One Mycobacteroides abscessus ATCC 19977 genomic window carries:
- a CDS encoding DsbA family protein — protein MAKPKQPPSYDLKKAEQRRSQLIQIGLTAIVVLFAVGLVGFIVLSNKKDEGPPAPPAGEVKAIQVVTPGPAKLITKEGTTEPKVVLTLIEDPICPACAMFEQEFGPTVKKLIDTGAVRADYDMVGILDVPRLKRDYSSRASAAAYCVADQSQELFLKFHSVLYDPSKQPDEVNSKTWHDDKWLIDQAKAVGASDAVAKCIKDKKYINMVKELGPKLNIQATPTIRINGKDWEIGKGTTPDDLIKAVTDITGPVPGLK, from the coding sequence GTGGCCAAACCGAAGCAACCCCCCAGCTACGACCTCAAGAAGGCGGAGCAGCGCCGAAGCCAGTTGATTCAAATCGGGCTCACGGCGATTGTCGTGCTGTTCGCCGTGGGGTTGGTCGGATTCATCGTGCTGAGTAACAAGAAGGACGAGGGCCCTCCGGCTCCGCCCGCGGGCGAGGTGAAGGCGATCCAGGTGGTCACTCCCGGTCCGGCGAAGCTCATCACCAAGGAAGGAACCACCGAGCCCAAGGTGGTCCTGACCTTGATCGAGGACCCGATCTGCCCCGCGTGCGCCATGTTCGAGCAGGAGTTCGGTCCCACCGTCAAGAAACTCATCGACACCGGCGCGGTGCGGGCCGACTACGACATGGTCGGCATCCTCGATGTACCCAGGCTCAAGCGTGACTATTCGTCGCGGGCCTCGGCGGCGGCCTACTGCGTGGCCGACCAGTCTCAGGAGCTGTTCCTCAAGTTCCATTCCGTGCTCTACGACCCCAGCAAGCAGCCCGATGAGGTCAACTCCAAGACCTGGCATGACGACAAGTGGCTGATCGATCAGGCCAAGGCTGTGGGCGCCTCTGATGCGGTCGCCAAGTGCATCAAGGACAAGAAGTACATCAACATGGTCAAGGAGCTCGGTCCCAAGCTCAATATTCAGGCAACACCCACCATCCGGATCAACGGTAAGGATTGGGAGATCGGCAAGGGCACCACGCCGGACGACTTGATCAAGGCCGTCACGGATATCACCGGACCTGTTCCGGGTCTGAAGTGA
- the rsmD gene encoding 16S rRNA (guanine(966)-N(2))-methyltransferase RsmD — translation MTRIIAGVAGGRRIAVPPKGTRPTTDRVREALFSMLEARLDFEGIAVLDLFAGSGALGLEALSRGAQHVTFVESNAAASRVISANIATVGLPGAVLRQCPVSTFLSMSPDRAYDLVLADPPYSVSAEEVSALLSRLTDHWVTDEALVVLERDASGPEAVWPDGWELMSRKYGGTRLELGSL, via the coding sequence CTGACCCGGATTATCGCCGGTGTCGCGGGCGGGCGCCGGATCGCGGTGCCGCCAAAGGGAACCCGGCCCACCACGGATCGGGTGCGAGAAGCGTTGTTCAGCATGCTGGAGGCGCGCCTGGACTTTGAGGGGATCGCGGTGCTCGATCTCTTCGCCGGTTCTGGCGCGTTGGGGCTGGAGGCGCTCTCGCGCGGAGCCCAACACGTGACATTCGTCGAGTCCAATGCCGCCGCGTCCAGGGTGATATCGGCCAACATTGCGACGGTGGGGCTGCCCGGTGCCGTGCTGCGGCAATGCCCGGTATCGACCTTTCTTTCGATGTCACCCGACCGCGCCTATGACCTTGTTCTTGCCGATCCGCCGTACTCGGTTTCGGCCGAGGAGGTTTCCGCGCTGTTATCGCGGTTGACGGATCATTGGGTCACCGACGAGGCCCTGGTAGTGCTGGAGCGCGATGCGTCAGGACCCGAGGCGGTGTGGCCGGACGGCTGGGAACTGATGTCCCGCAAGTACGGCGGCACCCGGCTAGAGCTGGGATCCCTGTAA
- the sepIVA gene encoding cell division protein SepIVA, producing the protein MYRVFEALDELGAIVEEARGVPMTAGCVVPRGDVLELIDDIKDAIPGELDDAQDVLDARDSLLREAKEHHETVIGNSNAEAEQTLSHARNEADRLLADAKAQADRMVAEARNHAEQTVGEAREEAARTIANAKREQESTIARAKAEADRLVDSGNASYDKAVQEGIKEQQRLVAQTEVVQAAHAESTRLIDAAHAEADRLRGECDIYVDNKLAEFEDYLNGTLRSVGRGRHQLRTGAGTHDYVQR; encoded by the coding sequence GTGTACCGAGTATTTGAAGCGCTCGACGAACTGGGCGCCATTGTGGAAGAAGCGCGCGGCGTTCCGATGACCGCCGGATGCGTCGTGCCCCGCGGCGATGTCCTCGAACTGATCGATGACATCAAGGACGCGATTCCTGGCGAGCTCGACGACGCCCAGGACGTCCTCGATGCGCGTGACTCACTGCTGCGTGAGGCCAAGGAGCATCACGAGACGGTGATCGGCAACTCGAACGCCGAGGCCGAGCAGACGCTCAGCCATGCCCGCAACGAGGCCGACAGGCTGCTGGCCGACGCCAAGGCGCAGGCCGATCGCATGGTCGCCGAGGCGCGTAACCACGCTGAGCAGACCGTCGGCGAGGCGAGGGAAGAGGCGGCGCGCACGATTGCCAACGCCAAGCGTGAGCAGGAGAGCACCATCGCACGTGCCAAGGCCGAGGCGGACCGTCTGGTCGATTCCGGTAATGCCTCCTACGACAAGGCCGTGCAGGAGGGCATCAAGGAGCAGCAGCGCTTGGTGGCCCAGACCGAGGTCGTCCAGGCGGCTCACGCCGAGTCCACCCGGCTGATCGACGCGGCACACGCCGAGGCCGATCGGCTGCGCGGTGAATGCGACATCTACGTCGACAACAAGCTGGCCGAGTTCGAGGATTACCTCAACGGCACGCTGCGTTCGGTGGGCCGTGGGCGCCATCAGCTGCGTACCGGCGCGGGTACGCACGATTACGTGCAGCGTTAA
- a CDS encoding dienelactone hydrolase family protein, with product MTPLQRYIAEEIATDHIEGLLTRREAFRRLALLGVGATAAGALISACGTGNKPVAAPAPANSGAPPPGMDNVVVTEPITWRGPNGTLQGAWATAAEPRGTVLVIHENKGLNDWVRSVAGRLAGVGYSSLAIDLLSEEGGASAFKDPAEATGTLGRIAPERFIADLKSGVDEILRRVPGKPAGAVGFCFGGGLVWQLLAAGEPRLAAAAPFYGPLPDNPDFSRSKAAVLAFYGELDERVTASKDQAADALRRGGLLHEIAVEPGADHAFFNDSGPRYNASAAVDAWQRLLGWLGQHIG from the coding sequence ATGACCCCGCTGCAGCGATATATCGCCGAAGAGATCGCCACGGACCATATCGAGGGACTGCTGACGCGGCGGGAGGCCTTTCGGCGGCTCGCCCTGCTGGGCGTGGGCGCCACCGCTGCCGGCGCGCTGATCTCGGCGTGTGGCACCGGGAACAAGCCGGTCGCTGCGCCCGCGCCCGCCAACTCCGGGGCGCCACCGCCTGGCATGGATAACGTCGTGGTGACAGAGCCGATTACCTGGCGTGGCCCCAACGGAACGTTGCAAGGTGCCTGGGCGACGGCAGCGGAGCCTCGCGGCACGGTATTGGTGATTCACGAGAACAAGGGGCTCAACGACTGGGTTCGGTCCGTCGCGGGACGGCTTGCGGGCGTCGGATATTCGTCGCTGGCCATCGACCTGTTGTCGGAAGAGGGTGGTGCGTCCGCGTTTAAGGACCCGGCCGAGGCGACGGGAACACTGGGCAGGATCGCGCCGGAAAGATTTATCGCTGACCTGAAGTCCGGAGTGGACGAGATTCTGCGACGGGTTCCCGGCAAGCCCGCCGGCGCGGTCGGATTCTGCTTCGGCGGCGGCCTGGTTTGGCAGCTGCTGGCGGCGGGAGAGCCGAGACTGGCCGCCGCTGCCCCGTTTTATGGTCCGCTTCCGGACAATCCTGATTTTTCACGATCCAAGGCCGCGGTCCTGGCCTTCTACGGAGAGCTCGACGAGCGCGTCACGGCGTCCAAAGATCAGGCCGCCGACGCCCTGCGGCGGGGCGGGCTGCTGCATGAGATCGCCGTCGAACCGGGCGCCGATCACGCCTTCTTCAACGACAGCGGACCGCGCTACAACGCGTCCGCGGCGGTGGATGCCTGGCAACGCCTCCTCGGGTGGCTCGGCCAGCACATCGGCTAG
- a CDS encoding HdeD family acid-resistance protein has product MTTNVGQDLVKHLWKSAVVSGVLAVIVGAAILIWPQISVFVAAIFFGVYLLVSGVAQIVFAFALPVSSAGMRVLLFLTGAASFVLGVLCFKDELNSILLLAIWIGVGWIAQGIAGTITAVSDKDIPGRGWQIFSGIISTLAGIVLIVYPISSIVTLTLVVGIWLIVIGVMQIGSGIGIRAATKSAV; this is encoded by the coding sequence ATGACTACAAATGTCGGGCAGGACCTCGTCAAGCACCTCTGGAAGTCAGCGGTGGTGTCAGGAGTGTTGGCGGTAATCGTTGGTGCCGCCATATTGATATGGCCCCAGATCTCCGTGTTCGTCGCGGCGATCTTCTTTGGCGTCTACCTATTGGTATCCGGTGTTGCGCAGATCGTGTTCGCCTTTGCGTTGCCGGTGTCGTCCGCGGGCATGCGGGTGCTGCTGTTCCTCACCGGGGCGGCTTCCTTCGTCCTCGGTGTGCTGTGCTTCAAGGATGAGCTGAATTCGATTCTGTTGCTGGCCATCTGGATTGGTGTTGGCTGGATTGCACAGGGCATCGCGGGCACCATCACGGCCGTCAGTGATAAGGATATTCCCGGACGCGGATGGCAGATCTTCAGCGGCATCATCTCCACCCTCGCGGGCATCGTGCTCATCGTTTACCCGATCAGCTCGATCGTCACCCTCACTCTGGTAGTGGGCATCTGGCTTATCGTGATCGGCGTGATGCAAATCGGAAGCGGTATCGGCATTCGCGCGGCCACCAAATCGGCCGTATGA
- a CDS encoding pyruvate carboxylase: MFSKVLVANRGEIAIRAFRAAYELGAETVAVYPYEDRNSGHRLKADEAYQIGEKGHPVRAYLSVSEVVNAARNAGADAIYPGYGFLSENPDLAAACAEAGITFVGPPADVLELTGNKARAIAAAREAGLPVLASSEPSASVEELLAAAESMEFPVFVKAVAGGGGRGMRRVAERDQLREAIEAASREAESAFGDPTVFLEQAVINPRHIEVQILADTAGNVIHLYERDCSVQRRHQKVIELAPAPNLPPELREKICSDAVAFARHIGYSCAGTVEFLLDERGHHVFIEMNPRIQVEHTVTEEITDVDLVASQLRIASGETLDDLGLHQDSITPRGAALQCRITTEDPANGFRPDTGRITAYRSPGGAGIRLDGGTTLGAEVGAHFDSMLVKLTCRGRDFQTAVARARRAVAEFRIRGVATNIPFLQAVLDDPDFRAGHVTTSFIEERPQLLTARSSADRGTKILNYLADVTVNKPHGAKPSTVYPHDKLPPIDLSVPPPDGSRQRLLALGPEGFAKALREQKAVGLTDTTFRDAHQSLLATRVRTTGLLAVAPYVARLTPELLSIEAWGGATYDVALRFLKEDPWERLADLREAVPNICLQMLLRGRNTVGYTPYPETVTKAFIREASATGVDIYRIFDALNNIEAMRPAIDAVREVGTSVAEVAMCYTGDLSNPGENLYTLDYYLKLAEQIVDAGAHVLAIKDMAGLLRPPAAATLVTALRSRFDLPVHVHTHDTAGGQLATYLAAWQAGADAVDGAAAPMAGTTSQPSLSAIVAAAAHSEYDTGVSLTSVCDLEPYWEALRKVYAPFESGLPSPTGRVYTHEIPGGQLSNLRQQAIALGLGDQFEEIEARYAAADRMLGRLVKVTPSSKVVGDLALALVGTGVSADEFASDPGRFDIPESVIGFLRGELGDPPGGWPEPFRTRALQGRGPARAEVALTADDESQLDGDSATRRAALNRLLFPGPTKEFLAHREQYGDTSRLSANQFFYGLRYGEEHRVKLEKGVELLIGLEAISDADEHGMRTVMCILNGQLRPVQVRDRSIESAVASAEKADRANADHVPAPFAGVVTLNVVSGQEVSAGETIGTIEAMKMEASITAPKAGTVARVALTETAQVEGGDLLVVIS, encoded by the coding sequence ATGTTCTCGAAGGTTCTTGTCGCCAACCGCGGTGAGATCGCGATCCGTGCATTTCGTGCCGCCTACGAACTAGGTGCCGAAACCGTCGCTGTCTACCCCTATGAAGATCGCAACTCGGGTCATCGGCTGAAGGCCGATGAGGCCTATCAGATTGGTGAGAAGGGCCATCCGGTCCGCGCCTATCTGTCGGTTTCCGAGGTCGTCAACGCTGCCAGGAATGCCGGCGCCGATGCGATCTACCCCGGCTACGGCTTCCTGTCCGAGAATCCCGACCTCGCGGCGGCCTGCGCAGAGGCCGGCATCACGTTTGTCGGGCCGCCCGCCGATGTTTTGGAGTTGACGGGTAACAAGGCCCGTGCCATCGCTGCTGCGCGTGAGGCGGGACTGCCGGTGTTGGCATCCTCGGAGCCTTCGGCATCGGTTGAGGAGCTGCTGGCGGCCGCCGAGTCCATGGAATTTCCGGTGTTCGTCAAGGCCGTTGCCGGTGGTGGCGGGCGCGGTATGCGGCGGGTCGCCGAGCGTGATCAGCTGCGCGAGGCGATCGAGGCAGCCAGCCGCGAGGCAGAGTCCGCGTTCGGAGACCCGACGGTTTTCCTGGAGCAAGCTGTCATCAACCCGCGGCATATCGAGGTGCAGATCCTGGCGGACACCGCGGGAAACGTCATTCACCTCTACGAGCGCGACTGTAGCGTGCAGCGGCGCCATCAGAAGGTCATCGAGCTCGCTCCCGCGCCCAACCTGCCGCCTGAACTGCGTGAGAAGATCTGTTCGGACGCTGTCGCTTTCGCCCGTCACATCGGGTACAGCTGCGCCGGCACCGTTGAGTTCCTGCTCGACGAGCGCGGTCACCACGTCTTCATTGAGATGAATCCCCGAATTCAGGTGGAGCACACGGTGACCGAGGAGATCACCGATGTGGACCTGGTGGCGAGTCAGCTGCGGATCGCCTCCGGAGAAACCCTCGATGACCTTGGTCTGCACCAGGATTCCATCACGCCGCGCGGTGCGGCCCTGCAATGCCGGATTACCACCGAGGATCCTGCCAATGGCTTCCGGCCCGACACCGGTCGAATCACCGCCTACCGCAGCCCCGGTGGCGCGGGCATCCGCCTCGACGGTGGCACCACCCTCGGCGCCGAGGTGGGTGCGCATTTCGATTCGATGCTGGTGAAGCTGACGTGTCGCGGGCGGGACTTCCAGACTGCGGTGGCTCGTGCCCGTCGCGCGGTCGCCGAGTTCCGCATCCGCGGTGTGGCCACCAATATCCCGTTTTTGCAAGCAGTTCTGGACGACCCGGACTTCCGCGCCGGACACGTCACGACGTCGTTCATCGAGGAACGCCCGCAGCTGCTGACGGCGCGATCCTCCGCGGATCGCGGCACCAAGATCCTGAACTATCTGGCCGACGTCACCGTCAACAAGCCGCACGGCGCCAAGCCTTCGACGGTGTACCCGCACGATAAGCTGCCGCCCATCGATTTATCGGTACCGCCTCCGGACGGCTCGCGTCAGCGTCTGTTGGCGTTGGGGCCCGAGGGTTTCGCGAAGGCGCTGCGTGAGCAGAAGGCCGTGGGCCTGACCGACACTACGTTCCGAGATGCTCATCAGTCGCTGCTGGCCACCCGAGTGCGCACCACCGGTCTGCTTGCCGTCGCGCCGTACGTGGCACGGTTGACACCGGAGTTGCTCTCGATCGAAGCCTGGGGGGGAGCGACATACGATGTGGCTCTTCGCTTTCTGAAGGAAGACCCGTGGGAGCGGCTCGCCGACCTGCGTGAGGCGGTCCCGAACATCTGTCTGCAGATGCTGCTACGCGGCCGCAACACGGTGGGGTACACGCCGTATCCCGAGACGGTGACCAAGGCGTTCATTCGCGAGGCCAGTGCCACCGGGGTGGACATCTACCGAATCTTTGACGCACTCAACAACATCGAGGCCATGCGGCCCGCGATCGATGCGGTGCGCGAGGTCGGTACCTCGGTGGCCGAGGTGGCCATGTGTTACACCGGCGACCTGTCCAACCCCGGTGAAAACCTGTACACGCTGGACTACTACCTCAAGCTCGCCGAGCAGATCGTCGATGCGGGCGCGCATGTGCTGGCGATCAAGGACATGGCGGGCCTGCTGCGCCCGCCCGCGGCGGCGACCTTGGTGACGGCGCTGCGCTCTCGGTTCGACCTGCCCGTGCACGTCCACACACATGACACCGCGGGTGGACAACTGGCCACGTACCTGGCGGCCTGGCAGGCGGGTGCCGATGCGGTGGACGGTGCCGCGGCACCCATGGCCGGGACCACCAGCCAGCCCTCCCTGTCGGCGATTGTCGCAGCGGCCGCACACAGCGAGTACGACACCGGAGTGTCCCTGACCTCGGTATGCGATCTGGAACCGTACTGGGAGGCATTGCGAAAGGTCTACGCCCCCTTCGAGTCCGGGCTTCCCTCACCGACCGGCCGTGTGTACACGCACGAGATTCCGGGCGGGCAGCTGTCGAACCTGCGTCAGCAGGCCATCGCGCTGGGACTGGGCGACCAGTTCGAAGAGATCGAGGCACGCTATGCCGCAGCTGACCGGATGCTCGGCCGATTGGTCAAGGTGACACCGTCGTCCAAGGTGGTGGGCGATCTGGCGCTGGCACTCGTGGGCACCGGCGTGAGCGCCGACGAATTCGCTTCTGACCCAGGTCGTTTCGATATCCCCGAATCCGTCATCGGATTCCTGCGCGGCGAACTCGGCGATCCCCCCGGCGGTTGGCCCGAGCCGTTCCGTACCCGGGCACTACAAGGCCGTGGGCCGGCGCGCGCCGAGGTGGCGCTCACGGCCGATGACGAGTCCCAGCTCGACGGTGATAGCGCGACGCGGCGTGCGGCGCTAAACCGTCTGTTGTTCCCCGGGCCCACCAAGGAATTTCTGGCACACCGTGAGCAGTATGGCGACACCTCGCGGCTTTCGGCCAACCAGTTCTTCTACGGCCTGCGATACGGCGAGGAGCACCGGGTCAAACTGGAGAAGGGTGTCGAGCTGCTCATCGGGCTCGAAGCGATATCCGACGCAGACGAGCATGGAATGCGCACCGTGATGTGCATCCTGAACGGGCAGCTGCGCCCGGTGCAGGTACGCGACAGAAGCATCGAGAGCGCGGTGGCCAGTGCGGAGAAGGCCGACCGGGCGAACGCCGATCATGTCCCAGCGCCCTTCGCGGGTGTGGTGACGCTCAACGTGGTCTCGGGCCAAGAGGTTTCAGCAGGGGAGACCATCGGCACCATTGAGGCCATGAAGATGGAGGCCTCGATCACCGCGCCCAAGGCGGGTACCGTCGCGCGGGTGGCGCTGACCGAGACTGCTCAGGTCGAGGGCGGAGATCTGCTGGTGGTGATCAGCTGA
- a CDS encoding lipoprotein LpqH, which produces MRYGSAVVMGGAVLAGACFVGCSSGEGVHRDSSQTSQRVSNSASVTPAAGPRVVVNGAVRTVENRVECVTAGEMTFVNIGSDSDGIAARLTAGESPSLESLTLGVIDGQPVIYSPSNGGAKPEVTKSGRSYKIAGPATAGLSTPATFELEFTCPAGR; this is translated from the coding sequence ATGCGTTACGGCAGTGCAGTGGTGATGGGCGGCGCGGTCTTGGCTGGCGCATGTTTCGTTGGTTGCTCGTCGGGGGAAGGCGTGCACCGAGACTCGTCTCAGACCAGTCAGCGGGTATCGAACTCGGCGAGCGTCACCCCTGCGGCCGGGCCTCGCGTCGTCGTCAACGGGGCCGTCAGGACGGTCGAGAATCGCGTCGAGTGTGTTACTGCCGGGGAGATGACCTTTGTCAATATCGGCAGCGATAGCGACGGCATTGCCGCCAGGCTGACGGCGGGCGAGAGCCCATCGCTGGAAAGCCTGACCCTCGGCGTCATCGATGGTCAGCCGGTGATCTATAGCCCGTCGAATGGCGGGGCCAAGCCTGAGGTCACGAAGTCGGGCCGGTCCTACAAGATTGCCGGACCGGCAACGGCCGGCCTGAGCACGCCCGCCACCTTCGAGCTTGAGTTCACCTGCCCGGCCGGGAGATAA
- a CDS encoding DUF4253 domain-containing protein gives MVVVLVLGLTYLFGQAYWSKRTVFGDPQPAHDLPAYAELLVPVHAERAGGLPRPENAVKWSVDGIKLPAGHVIVGPAGRPLAWVSDTAVVDIQSLWLRLAGRFDRTGLWPLASRGLGGDLRRPWSDPEDLRHLAEPGDVGSVDIKSFLAKEISSAGAATVDVPVAPITLAQRTQPPQRALPLTGDHLPQGSLLILAPVSRPADALNALGWAHAVNYGVADTALSAVLRSWEDRFGAVLTTVDFDAIEVEVTRPPGADLAVPVGYEHYGFCPDNIDQGAGTLSAYARQISDTRTWDFWWD, from the coding sequence ATGGTCGTCGTCCTCGTTCTCGGGCTGACCTACCTTTTCGGTCAGGCCTACTGGAGCAAGCGCACAGTGTTCGGCGACCCCCAACCTGCGCATGATCTGCCCGCGTACGCCGAGCTTTTGGTGCCCGTGCACGCTGAGCGGGCGGGAGGGCTGCCGCGTCCCGAGAATGCGGTCAAGTGGAGTGTGGACGGCATCAAGCTGCCAGCGGGACATGTGATCGTCGGCCCTGCAGGCCGGCCACTGGCCTGGGTAAGCGACACCGCGGTGGTCGACATCCAATCTCTCTGGCTTCGGCTGGCAGGCCGATTCGACCGAACTGGTCTGTGGCCCTTGGCATCTCGCGGATTGGGTGGAGATTTACGCCGGCCGTGGTCGGATCCCGAAGACCTGCGACACCTCGCCGAGCCGGGAGATGTCGGTTCCGTCGATATCAAATCCTTCCTGGCCAAAGAGATTTCATCGGCCGGTGCGGCAACCGTCGATGTGCCCGTTGCGCCCATCACGCTGGCACAGCGCACCCAGCCGCCGCAGCGTGCGCTCCCGCTGACCGGCGATCATCTGCCGCAGGGCTCATTGCTGATCCTGGCACCAGTAAGCCGTCCGGCCGACGCGCTGAACGCCCTGGGCTGGGCCCATGCCGTGAACTACGGCGTCGCCGATACGGCGTTGTCGGCCGTGCTGCGCTCATGGGAAGACCGATTCGGCGCCGTGCTCACGACGGTTGATTTCGATGCCATTGAGGTGGAGGTGACCCGCCCGCCGGGCGCCGACCTCGCGGTTCCGGTCGGCTATGAGCACTATGGCTTCTGCCCGGACAACATCGATCAGGGTGCGGGCACACTGAGCGCTTACGCCCGCCAGATCAGTGATACCCGAACCTGGGATTTCTGGTGGGACTAG
- the coaD gene encoding pantetheine-phosphate adenylyltransferase: MTGAVCPGSFDPVTLGHLDVFERAAAQFDEVIVAVLINPNKAGMFTVDERIEMIRESTADLPNLRVESGQGLLVDFVRERGLNAIVKGLRTGTDFEYELQMAQMNKHIAGVDTFFVATAPAYSFVSSSLAKEVATYGGDVSALLPASVHQRLLGKLRGQAQ, from the coding sequence ATGACGGGAGCGGTGTGCCCCGGCTCGTTCGATCCGGTGACCCTTGGGCACCTGGATGTGTTCGAACGAGCCGCGGCGCAGTTCGACGAGGTGATTGTCGCCGTGCTCATCAACCCGAACAAAGCGGGCATGTTCACCGTTGACGAGCGCATCGAGATGATCCGCGAGTCCACGGCCGACCTGCCCAATCTGCGGGTCGAGTCGGGGCAGGGTCTGCTGGTGGACTTTGTCAGGGAACGGGGCCTGAACGCGATCGTGAAGGGACTGCGTACCGGCACCGACTTCGAGTACGAGCTTCAGATGGCTCAGATGAACAAGCACATCGCCGGGGTCGACACATTTTTCGTCGCTACCGCGCCCGCGTATTCGTTCGTCTCGTCGTCGCTCGCGAAGGAGGTGGCGACGTACGGGGGAGATGTCTCGGCGTTGCTGCCTGCTTCCGTTCACCAACGACTTCTCGGGAAACTGCGTGGCCAGGCACAATAG
- a CDS encoding vitamin K epoxide reductase family protein, which yields MTLRPATAWYVLVAGVAGLAAALALTIEKIEILIDPTYVPSCSLNPVISCGSVMTTEQASAFGFPNSLIGIVAFTVVLVTGVLSVAGVQLPRWYWSGLAIGSLLGAVFVHWLIFQSLYRIGALCPYCMVVWSVTIPLLVVSASIALRPLGSHRWARILYQWRWSLVVFWFVALVLAILERFWDYWITLV from the coding sequence GTGACGCTCCGTCCCGCGACCGCCTGGTACGTCCTCGTTGCGGGGGTGGCCGGGCTAGCCGCGGCGCTGGCCCTCACCATCGAGAAGATCGAGATCCTGATCGATCCGACGTACGTGCCGTCCTGCAGTCTGAATCCGGTCATTTCGTGTGGCTCGGTAATGACGACCGAGCAGGCATCGGCCTTCGGTTTCCCTAATTCGCTCATCGGCATTGTGGCGTTCACGGTGGTGTTGGTGACCGGGGTGCTGTCGGTCGCGGGGGTGCAGCTGCCGCGCTGGTACTGGAGCGGGCTGGCGATCGGCAGCCTATTGGGTGCCGTCTTCGTCCACTGGTTGATCTTCCAGAGTCTGTACCGGATCGGCGCGCTGTGCCCCTATTGCATGGTGGTCTGGTCGGTCACGATTCCGCTGTTGGTGGTCAGCGCTTCGATAGCGTTGCGGCCGTTGGGATCTCACCGCTGGGCTCGGATTCTGTACCAGTGGCGCTGGTCGCTGGTGGTGTTCTGGTTCGTCGCGCTGGTCCTCGCGATCCTCGAACGATTCTGGGATTACTGGATCACACTCGTCTGA
- a CDS encoding oxygenase MpaB family protein — protein sequence MSKWRGIGKREEFDVVVRGIKAFKKIMQTTFDPELVIPEEVRVTEFTGDNSLSRKDLCQHPIPADSLIWKYWGRFDVMYFGSGVLGPIAGAWPQMGRGTAGSVLFNGDSSFRARAKIYKKRRQRSREYIYGSVYDPPEDAKKYGLKTRNMHKSVKGTLQDGTFHALNAETFYFAHVTFFYHHLMVVTERLHFDGDMPRAVKEQIFEESKEWYSMWGVDDGPQPDTYDDFERYLENVERNHLVRSQVTQLMLEQFMERRLAPRWWPTAMKKFVWPWLVGRRQVVVSSYPPHVRELFALEWTPEDEEMLRRFMDMYRRCYAVLERLLPVKCFYLPTAVRGFEREGIDPRNITLESARQALRDNRARRAPRKDAPIEGAVAAGQ from the coding sequence TTGAGCAAGTGGCGGGGTATCGGCAAGCGCGAGGAGTTTGACGTGGTGGTCCGGGGTATCAAGGCATTCAAGAAAATCATGCAGACAACGTTTGATCCAGAGCTGGTGATTCCCGAAGAGGTCAGGGTTACGGAATTTACCGGCGACAACAGTTTGTCACGGAAAGACCTTTGTCAGCATCCGATTCCTGCCGATTCCCTGATCTGGAAATATTGGGGGCGCTTTGATGTGATGTATTTCGGCAGCGGGGTGTTGGGCCCCATTGCCGGGGCGTGGCCGCAGATGGGGCGGGGGACCGCGGGGTCTGTCCTGTTCAACGGTGACAGTTCCTTCCGGGCGCGCGCCAAGATATACAAGAAACGGCGCCAGAGATCCCGCGAGTACATTTACGGCTCGGTGTATGACCCTCCGGAAGACGCCAAGAAATATGGGCTGAAGACCCGGAATATGCATAAGTCCGTCAAAGGCACCCTGCAGGATGGCACATTTCATGCATTAAACGCGGAAACCTTCTACTTCGCGCATGTCACCTTCTTTTATCACCATTTGATGGTGGTGACCGAGCGGCTGCATTTCGATGGGGACATGCCGCGGGCGGTGAAGGAGCAGATATTTGAGGAATCCAAGGAGTGGTACAGCATGTGGGGTGTGGACGATGGTCCCCAGCCGGATACCTACGACGATTTCGAGCGGTATCTGGAAAATGTAGAGCGCAATCATTTAGTGAGATCGCAGGTAACTCAGCTCATGCTGGAGCAATTCATGGAGCGTCGCCTGGCGCCGCGGTGGTGGCCTACGGCCATGAAGAAATTTGTGTGGCCCTGGCTGGTTGGGCGGCGGCAGGTCGTTGTCAGTAGTTACCCGCCCCACGTGCGCGAGTTGTTCGCATTGGAGTGGACCCCCGAGGACGAGGAGATGCTGCGCCGGTTTATGGATATGTATCGACGGTGCTATGCGGTCCTCGAGCGTCTCCTCCCGGTGAAGTGTTTCTACTTGCCGACCGCGGTGAGAGGTTTTGAGAGGGAAGGGATCGATCCACGCAACATCACCCTCGAATCCGCACGGCAAGCACTTCGGGACAACCGGGCCCGGCGTGCCCCGCGCAAAGACGCGCCGATAGAGGGGGCGGTGGCTGCCGGCCAATGA